GCCTCGAACGGCACAAAGGATCTCGACGGCCAGCACCCGCTTCACGTTGTCCAGAACCTGCCACAGCTTGCGTGCGGCACCCCAGCCCATCGAGACATGGTCTTCCTGAGAACCCGAGGTCGGGATGGACTCCACGGAAGCCGGATGGGCAAGGACCCTGTTCTCGGCAACGAGGGCCGCAGCGGTGTATTGGGTGAGCATATAGCCCGAGTCGACTCCAGGCTTGGCGGCCAGGAACGCGGGGAGTCCCGAGGATCGCTCGGGGTCCAGGAGCCGATCGGTGCGTCGTTCGGAGATCGACGACAGCTCCGTCACGGCGATCGCCATGAGGTCGAGTGCAATCGCGAGAGGCTGACCATGGAAGTTCCCTCCCGAAACGATCTCGCCGGTTGAAGGGAAGACGATGGGGTTGTCGACGACGGCGCCCAACTCACGAGTAAACACGTCCCTGGCGTAGCTCAAGGCGTCGCGTACGGCACCGTGCACCTGCGGAGCACAGCGCAGGCTGTAGGCGTCCTGCACGGCGTGGGTGAAGTCGTCGCGGTGACTGGCGACGATCGCGGAGCCTTCGAGAAGCCGCTCAATGAGTCCTGCCGACACGATCTGTCCCGGATGCGGACGAAGTGCGTGAATCTCCGGTCGGAACGGACGCGCACTTCCGAGCAGCGCCTCGACCGACAGGGCACACGCCAGATCGGCCGTGGCAACGAGCCGCTCCGCCCGGACCAGTTCCAGGATTCCCTGCGCCAGCATCCCTTCGGTCCCGTTGAGCAGACTCAAGCCCTCCTTGGCCTGAAGGCGAACCGGCTCGATGCCGTGCTCGGCGAGCACCTCCACGGAAGGACGGATGTCGCCTGCCGCCTTCAGAAAGCCTTCTCCGATGAGCGGAAGGGCCAGGTGTGCGAACGGAGCGAGGTCGCCGGAAGCGCCGACGGAACCTTGGGAGGGGACCAGTGGGAGTAGATCCTTGTTCAGGAATTCGATGTAGCGCTCCACAAGAACGGGCCGCACTCCGGAATGGCCCTGCGAAAGTGTACGGGCACGCAGCAGCAGCATCGCCCGAACGATCTCGTCATCGAGCGGTGCACCGACGGCGGCCGCATGGCTTCGCAG
The DNA window shown above is from Gammaproteobacteria bacterium and carries:
- the hutH gene encoding histidine ammonia-lyase, coding for MLIDGGPLSPEQVVAVAVRREPVELAASVPARMAPARRLIEEVIAEERTVYGVTTGFGALANTRIGREEAKDLQVHLLRSHAAAVGAPLDDEIVRAMLLLRARTLSQGHSGVRPVLVERYIEFLNKDLLPLVPSQGSVGASGDLAPFAHLALPLIGEGFLKAAGDIRPSVEVLAEHGIEPVRLQAKEGLSLLNGTEGMLAQGILELVRAERLVATADLACALSVEALLGSARPFRPEIHALRPHPGQIVSAGLIERLLEGSAIVASHRDDFTHAVQDAYSLRCAPQVHGAVRDALSYARDVFTRELGAVVDNPIVFPSTGEIVSGGNFHGQPLAIALDLMAIAVTELSSISERRTDRLLDPERSSGLPAFLAAKPGVDSGYMLTQYTAAALVAENRVLAHPASVESIPTSGSQEDHVSMGWGAARKLWQVLDNVKRVLAVEILCAVRGVELRAPSTPSVHTAAAMRAVREVVPPVTEDRPPGVEIEAVARLIDGGALLAAAGLS